In a genomic window of Halodesulfovibrio aestuarii DSM 17919 = ATCC 29578:
- a CDS encoding TrmH family RNA methyltransferase yields the protein MTKERTPERTAKLERVLKLRQKDLTLVMANVHDPHNVSAILRSCDAFGVPKVHLYYTDTPFPKLGNKSSASARKWVDTERHDNTDDLMKSLRAQGMKVLATSCSPKAKPLRDYDLSEPTAIIMGNEHRGTDPELVEVADGEVYIPMFGMIQSFNVSVAAAVILSEASRQRQISGKYDQPTYTEEEYNEVLEDWLER from the coding sequence ATGACAAAAGAAAGAACGCCTGAAAGAACAGCTAAGCTTGAAAGAGTATTAAAGCTTCGCCAAAAAGATTTGACTCTGGTTATGGCAAACGTACATGATCCGCATAACGTTTCTGCTATTTTACGTAGTTGTGATGCTTTTGGTGTACCAAAAGTTCACCTCTATTACACCGACACCCCGTTCCCGAAACTCGGTAACAAGTCCTCTGCATCTGCACGAAAATGGGTAGATACTGAGCGCCACGACAACACTGATGATCTCATGAAGTCTCTGCGCGCACAGGGAATGAAAGTTCTCGCAACAAGCTGCTCCCCAAAAGCGAAACCGCTTCGTGACTACGACCTTTCCGAGCCTACAGCAATCATCATGGGTAACGAACATCGCGGTACCGACCCGGAACTCGTAGAAGTTGCAGACGGCGAAGTGTACATCCCGATGTTCGGCATGATCCAGAGCTTCAACGTCTCCGTTGCAGCAGCCGTAATTCTTTCAGAAGCGTCTCGTCAGCGCCAGATCTCCGGCAAGTATGATCAACCGACCTACACCGAAGAAGAATACAATGAAGTTCTCGAAGACTGGCTCGAACGCTAG